From Streptomyces durmitorensis, a single genomic window includes:
- a CDS encoding CoA-transferase subunit beta produces MTQTDPTAAAGAPEAAASSVTRAEYCVIACAEAWRGAGEILASPMGTVPAIAARLAKLTFSPDLLLTDGEALLIGDVPAVGAPSAVTEGWLPYRRHLTMAMGGRRHVMMGASQIDRFGNQNISCIGDWERPRRQLLGVRGAPVNTLNNPVSYWIPRHSKRVFVEKVDMISGVGYDSAAAAGPSATRFHDLRRVVSDLGVFDFGAADHAMRLVSLHPGVTVEQVRESTGFRLAEADEVPCTREPTAEELRLIRDVVDPRGLREREVRP; encoded by the coding sequence ATGACGCAGACCGACCCGACCGCGGCGGCCGGCGCACCTGAGGCGGCCGCTTCCTCGGTCACCCGCGCCGAGTACTGCGTGATCGCCTGCGCGGAGGCCTGGCGGGGCGCAGGGGAGATCCTCGCATCGCCGATGGGCACGGTCCCGGCGATCGCCGCACGCCTGGCCAAGCTGACGTTCTCGCCGGACCTGCTGCTCACGGACGGGGAGGCGCTGCTGATCGGCGATGTGCCCGCCGTGGGGGCGCCGTCGGCGGTGACGGAGGGCTGGCTGCCGTACCGCAGGCATCTGACGATGGCCATGGGCGGCAGGCGCCACGTGATGATGGGCGCGAGCCAGATCGACCGTTTCGGAAACCAGAACATCTCCTGCATCGGCGACTGGGAGCGGCCCAGGCGCCAGCTGCTCGGGGTGCGCGGTGCTCCGGTCAACACCCTCAACAACCCCGTGAGTTACTGGATCCCCCGGCACTCGAAGCGCGTCTTCGTCGAGAAGGTCGACATGATCAGCGGCGTCGGTTACGACAGCGCGGCGGCCGCCGGTCCTTCCGCCACCCGCTTCCACGACCTGCGCCGGGTCGTGTCGGACCTCGGCGTCTTCGACTTCGGGGCGGCGGACCACGCGATGCGCCTGGTGTCCCTGCATCCGGGCGTGACGGTCGAGCAGGTGCGTGAGTCGACCGGCTTCAGGCTCGCGGAGGCGGATGAGGTTCCGTGCACCCGCGAGCCGACCGCGGAGGAACTGCGGCTGATCCGGGACGTGGTGGACCCGCGCGGTCTGCGCGAGCGCGAGGTGCGCCCGTGA
- a CDS encoding NAD(P)H-dependent flavin oxidoreductase, giving the protein METALTKLVGVRYPVVQTGMGWVAGPRLVSATANAGALGILASATMTVDQLRSAVREVKSRTDEPFGVNLRADAGDARDRVRVIVDEGVRVASFALAPSKELIAELKGAGVVVIPSIGARRHAEKVAAWGADAVVVQGGEGGGHTGEVATTVLLPQVVDAVDIPVIAAGGFFDGRGLVAALAYGAAGVAMGTRFLLTSDSTVPDAVKARYLSASVKDVTVTTRVDGLPHRMLRTDLVASLEKSGRATSLARAVRHAAAFRKMSGMAWGEMIRDGLAMRHGKGMTWSQVLLAANTPMMLKSAMVDGVPEAGVMASGQVAGVIEDLPSCEELITRVMLEATEVVGRLRLT; this is encoded by the coding sequence ATGGAGACGGCGCTGACCAAACTGGTCGGTGTGCGGTACCCCGTCGTGCAGACCGGCATGGGCTGGGTGGCGGGCCCCCGGCTGGTCTCCGCGACGGCGAACGCGGGCGCCCTCGGCATCCTCGCCTCCGCGACGATGACCGTCGACCAGCTGCGCTCGGCCGTCCGGGAGGTCAAGTCCCGTACGGACGAGCCCTTCGGGGTCAACCTGCGCGCCGACGCGGGTGACGCGCGGGACCGGGTGCGGGTCATCGTCGACGAGGGAGTGCGGGTCGCGTCCTTCGCGCTCGCCCCCTCGAAGGAGCTGATCGCGGAGCTGAAGGGCGCCGGGGTGGTCGTCATCCCGTCCATCGGGGCGCGACGGCATGCCGAGAAGGTCGCGGCGTGGGGCGCGGACGCGGTCGTCGTGCAGGGCGGCGAGGGCGGCGGACACACCGGCGAGGTCGCGACGACCGTGCTGTTGCCGCAGGTCGTGGACGCGGTGGACATCCCGGTGATCGCGGCGGGCGGCTTCTTCGACGGCCGGGGGCTCGTCGCCGCGCTCGCCTATGGCGCGGCGGGGGTCGCGATGGGCACACGCTTCCTGCTGACGTCGGACTCGACGGTGCCGGACGCGGTCAAGGCCCGCTATCTGTCCGCGTCGGTCAAGGACGTCACGGTGACCACCCGGGTGGATGGTCTCCCCCACCGGATGCTGCGGACGGATCTCGTCGCCTCGCTGGAGAAGTCAGGACGAGCGACGTCCCTCGCACGGGCCGTGCGGCACGCGGCGGCGTTCCGGAAGATGTCCGGGATGGCTTGGGGCGAAATGATCCGGGACGGACTCGCGATGCGGCACGGAAAGGGGATGACGTGGAGCCAGGTCCTGCTGGCCGCGAATACGCCCATGATGCTGAAGTCGGCGATGGTGGACGGGGTACCGGAAGCGGGGGTCATGGCTTCCGGTCAGGTAGCGGGAGTAATAGAGGACCTGCCCTCGTGCGAGGAGCTGATCACGCGGGTGATGCTGGAGGCGACTGAGGTGGTGGGACGCCTACGACTGACCTGA
- a CDS encoding acetyl-CoA C-acetyltransferase, translating to MAEAYIVEAVRTPVGRRKGGLSAVHPADLGAHVLKALVERTGIDPSAVEDVVFGCLDTVGPQAGDIARTSWLAAGLPEEVPGVTIDRQCGSSQQAVHFAAQGVLSGTQDLVVAGGTQNMSMIPIAFASRQAAEPLGLTEGPYAGSEGWRARYGDRPVNQFHGAQLIAEKWGITRRDMEEFALRSHQRAVRAIDEGRFDRELTAYADVTTDEGPRRDTTLEKMAGLGPVLDEGTITAACSSQVSDGAAALLVASERAVREHGLTPRARIHHLSVRGEDPIRMLSAPIPATAYALKKTGMSIGDIDLVEINEAFAPVVLAWLKETGADPEKVNVNGGAIALGHPLGATGVKLMTTLLHELERTGGRFGLQTMCEGGGQANVTIIERL from the coding sequence ATGGCCGAGGCCTACATCGTCGAAGCGGTCCGCACCCCCGTCGGCAGGCGCAAGGGCGGCCTCTCGGCCGTCCACCCCGCCGACCTGGGAGCCCATGTCCTGAAGGCGCTCGTCGAGCGCACCGGCATCGACCCCTCCGCCGTCGAGGACGTCGTCTTCGGCTGCCTGGACACGGTCGGCCCACAGGCCGGGGACATCGCCCGCACCTCCTGGCTGGCGGCTGGGCTGCCCGAAGAGGTGCCCGGCGTGACGATCGACCGGCAGTGCGGATCCTCGCAGCAGGCCGTGCACTTCGCGGCCCAGGGCGTCCTGTCCGGCACCCAGGACCTCGTCGTCGCGGGCGGCACACAGAACATGTCGATGATCCCCATCGCCTTCGCCTCCCGGCAGGCCGCCGAACCGCTCGGCCTCACCGAAGGCCCGTACGCGGGCAGCGAGGGCTGGCGCGCCCGCTATGGGGACCGGCCCGTCAACCAGTTCCACGGCGCACAGCTGATCGCCGAGAAGTGGGGCATCACCCGCCGTGACATGGAGGAGTTCGCGCTCCGCTCGCACCAGCGGGCCGTCCGCGCGATCGACGAGGGCCGCTTCGACCGCGAACTCACCGCGTACGCGGACGTGACCACCGACGAGGGCCCGCGCCGCGACACGACCCTGGAGAAGATGGCGGGCCTGGGGCCCGTCCTGGACGAGGGCACCATCACCGCCGCGTGCTCGTCGCAGGTCTCGGACGGCGCCGCCGCGCTGCTCGTCGCGAGCGAACGGGCCGTGCGGGAGCACGGGTTGACGCCCCGCGCCCGCATCCACCACCTCTCGGTGCGCGGCGAGGACCCGATCCGGATGCTGTCCGCGCCGATCCCCGCCACCGCGTACGCCCTCAAGAAGACCGGAATGAGCATCGGAGACATCGACCTCGTCGAGATCAACGAAGCCTTCGCGCCGGTCGTCCTCGCCTGGTTGAAGGAGACCGGTGCGGACCCGGAGAAGGTCAATGTCAACGGCGGTGCGATAGCCCTCGGCCATCCCCTCGGCGCGACCGGCGTCAAGCTGATGACGACGCTCCTGCACGAACTGGAGCGCACAGGCGGCCGGTTCGGCCTCCAGACCATGTGCGAAGGTGGCGGTCAGGCGAACGTGACCATCATCGAGCGCCTCTGA
- a CDS encoding TetR/AcrR family transcriptional regulator, with translation MSKPKQSSTTKKKPAVSPSPERRSELLAIAADVFAEQGYNATTVRKIADAAGMLAGSLYYHFDSKESMLEEILSTFLTELWDGYDTVLQSQLGPRETLEALVTESFREIDRHRSAVAIYQKESRHLVAQARFQYLTDSQQRFEKTWLTTLERGVEERVFRDDLDIRLAYRFVRDTVWVAASWYRPGGGHSPEEIARQYLSMVLDGIAVRT, from the coding sequence GTGTCGAAACCGAAGCAGAGCAGCACCACAAAGAAGAAGCCCGCGGTGAGTCCCTCGCCCGAGCGCCGCAGCGAACTCCTCGCCATCGCGGCCGACGTCTTCGCCGAACAGGGGTACAACGCGACCACGGTCCGCAAGATCGCGGACGCCGCCGGCATGCTCGCCGGCAGCCTCTACTACCACTTCGACTCCAAGGAGTCGATGCTCGAAGAGATCCTCTCCACCTTCCTCACCGAGCTGTGGGACGGGTACGACACCGTGCTCCAGTCGCAGCTCGGCCCCCGCGAGACCCTCGAGGCGCTCGTCACCGAGTCCTTCCGGGAGATCGACCGGCACCGCTCCGCCGTCGCCATCTACCAGAAGGAGTCAAGGCACCTGGTCGCGCAGGCCCGCTTCCAGTACCTGACCGACTCGCAGCAGCGCTTCGAGAAGACCTGGCTGACGACGCTGGAGCGCGGAGTCGAGGAGCGCGTCTTCCGCGACGACCTGGACATCCGGCTCGCCTACCGCTTCGTGCGCGACACCGTCTGGGTCGCCGCGTCCTGGTACCGCCCCGGGGGAGGCCACAGCCCCGAGGAGATCGCCCGCCAGTACCTCTCGATGGTCCTGGACGGCATCGCCGTACGCACGTAG
- a CDS encoding SDR family oxidoreductase has protein sequence MDAPTYVPGHGLLAGRTAVITAAAGAGIGGATARRFLEEGARIVIGDAHPRRTKETVEALAGEFGADRVDGTSCDVTDEAQVQALYDLAEQRHGGLDVVVNNAGLGGTAELTEMTDEQWDRVIDVTLNGTFRSTRAALRRMRAADRGGVIVNNASVLGWRAQAGQAHYAAAKAGVMALTRCAALEAAPHGIRINAVSPSLAMHPHLAKVTSPELLEELTAREAFGRHAEPWEIANVIVFLASEYSSYMTGETVSVSNQHA, from the coding sequence ATGGACGCACCCACGTACGTGCCGGGGCACGGTCTGCTCGCGGGCCGCACCGCCGTCATCACCGCGGCGGCCGGAGCGGGCATCGGCGGCGCCACGGCCCGCCGCTTCCTGGAGGAGGGCGCCCGCATCGTCATCGGCGACGCCCACCCGCGCCGCACGAAGGAGACGGTGGAGGCGCTGGCGGGGGAGTTCGGCGCCGACCGGGTCGACGGGACGTCGTGCGACGTCACGGACGAAGCCCAGGTGCAGGCTCTGTACGACCTGGCGGAGCAGCGCCACGGCGGCCTGGACGTCGTCGTGAACAACGCGGGACTCGGCGGCACCGCCGAGCTCACCGAGATGACCGACGAGCAGTGGGACAGAGTCATCGACGTGACACTGAACGGCACGTTCCGCTCCACCAGGGCCGCCCTGCGCCGCATGCGGGCCGCCGACCGGGGCGGCGTGATCGTGAACAACGCCTCGGTGCTCGGTTGGCGCGCCCAGGCAGGCCAGGCGCACTACGCCGCGGCGAAGGCCGGCGTCATGGCCCTCACGCGCTGCGCCGCCCTCGAAGCCGCGCCCCACGGCATACGGATCAACGCGGTGTCGCCCAGCCTCGCCATGCACCCGCACCTCGCGAAGGTCACATCGCCCGAGCTGCTCGAGGAGCTCACCGCCCGAGAGGCGTTCGGGCGGCACGCCGAGCCCTGGGAGATAGCCAACGTCATCGTCTTCCTGGCCAGCGAGTACTCCTCGTACATGACAGGGGAGACGGTCTCGGTCAGCAACCAGCACGCCTAG
- a CDS encoding acyl-CoA dehydrogenase family protein: protein MDLDFTAGEGEFRQRARAWLAGHVPGQPLPSLETREGFAAHRAWEGELAADRWSVVSWPEEYGGQGVDIVKWLVFEEEYFAAGGPGRVSQNGINLLAPTLFDFGTDEQRARILPPMASGEVIWAQAWSEPESGSDLASLRSTARRTEGGWLISGQKTWSSRAAFADRAFGLFRSDPAVDAAKPHRGLTYLMFPLDADGVTVRPIGRLDGKPAFAELFLDDVFVPDDDVIGEPGQGWRIAMSTTGNERGLTLRSPGRFVATADRLVRQWRAHGGPGDTALRDRVADAVIGARAYQLFTWANASRFAAGETIGAESSLNKVFWSEYDIALHETALDLLGAEGELADGGDWAEGYVFSLAGPIYAGTNEIQRDIIAERLLGLPKGRR, encoded by the coding sequence ATGGACCTCGACTTCACCGCCGGGGAAGGGGAGTTCAGGCAGCGGGCGCGCGCATGGCTGGCCGGGCACGTGCCGGGCCAGCCACTGCCGTCGCTGGAGACCCGGGAGGGATTCGCGGCCCACCGCGCCTGGGAGGGCGAGCTCGCGGCCGACCGCTGGTCGGTGGTGTCCTGGCCCGAGGAGTACGGCGGGCAGGGCGTCGACATCGTCAAGTGGCTGGTGTTCGAGGAGGAGTACTTCGCGGCGGGCGGCCCCGGCCGCGTCTCGCAGAACGGCATCAACCTCCTCGCGCCGACCCTCTTCGACTTCGGCACCGACGAGCAGCGCGCGCGGATCCTGCCCCCGATGGCGAGCGGCGAGGTGATCTGGGCGCAGGCCTGGTCCGAGCCTGAGTCCGGCTCGGACCTGGCGTCGCTGCGCTCCACCGCCCGCCGCACGGAGGGCGGTTGGCTGATCAGCGGGCAGAAGACCTGGTCGTCGCGGGCCGCGTTCGCCGACCGCGCGTTCGGCCTGTTCCGCAGCGACCCCGCCGTCGACGCCGCCAAGCCGCACCGGGGCCTGACGTACCTGATGTTCCCGCTCGACGCGGACGGCGTGACCGTCCGCCCCATCGGGCGTCTGGACGGCAAGCCCGCGTTCGCCGAACTCTTCCTCGACGACGTCTTCGTGCCGGACGACGACGTGATCGGCGAGCCGGGCCAGGGCTGGCGGATCGCCATGTCGACGACGGGCAACGAACGCGGTCTGACGCTGCGCTCCCCCGGCCGCTTCGTCGCCACGGCCGACCGCCTGGTGCGGCAGTGGCGCGCGCACGGCGGCCCCGGGGACACCGCGCTGCGCGACCGGGTGGCCGACGCCGTGATCGGGGCCCGCGCCTATCAACTGTTCACCTGGGCCAACGCCTCGCGCTTCGCGGCGGGCGAGACGATCGGCGCGGAGTCGAGCCTGAACAAGGTCTTCTGGTCCGAGTACGACATCGCGCTGCACGAGACCGCGCTCGATCTCCTGGGCGCGGAGGGCGAGTTGGCGGACGGCGGCGACTGGGCGGAGGGGTACGTCTTCTCGCTCGCCGGGCCGATCTACGCGGGCACCAACGAAATCCAGCGCGACATCATCGCCGAGCGGCTGCTCGGACTGCCGAAAGGACGCCGCTGA
- a CDS encoding acyl-CoA dehydrogenase family protein — translation MRFLLDDEQREFARSLDAMLTAADTPAAARAWAAGDFAPGRAVWGRLADAGVFALAVPEEHEGMGLLPVETAVAFVELGRHAVPGPVVETVAAGALLSRLAGLGDAAPAKRLLPSLASGDAVTTLALPEGGPFALDADAATLRLTATGGELRLASGHARVERSLDPVRRLARLRPDGELLASGPSVTEASRYAADWASLATAAQALGVGLALLDRTVAYVKQRTQFGTPIGGFQAVKHRLADVLIGLEFARPLLYGAALTLKTPDVAAAKAAAGEAAYGAARAALQLHGAIGYTAEYDLSLWLTKARALRSAWGSPGECRRLVLSGGRGVG, via the coding sequence ATGAGGTTCCTCCTCGACGACGAGCAGCGGGAGTTCGCGCGCTCGCTCGACGCGATGCTGACGGCAGCCGACACCCCGGCGGCCGCGAGGGCCTGGGCCGCCGGGGACTTCGCGCCGGGGCGTGCCGTGTGGGGGCGCCTCGCTGATGCCGGCGTGTTCGCCCTCGCCGTCCCGGAGGAGCACGAGGGGATGGGGCTGCTCCCGGTCGAAACAGCCGTCGCCTTTGTCGAGTTGGGGCGACATGCGGTGCCGGGACCGGTGGTCGAGACGGTGGCGGCGGGCGCGCTGCTCTCCCGGCTCGCCGGGCTGGGCGACGCGGCCCCGGCCAAGCGGCTTCTTCCGTCCCTGGCCTCCGGGGACGCCGTCACGACGCTCGCTCTTCCCGAGGGGGGTCCGTTCGCGCTGGACGCGGACGCGGCGACCCTGCGGCTGACCGCCACGGGCGGTGAGCTGCGCCTGGCCTCCGGGCACGCGCGCGTAGAGCGGTCCCTGGACCCCGTACGGCGCCTGGCGCGCCTGCGGCCGGACGGCGAACTCCTCGCCTCGGGCCCCTCGGTGACGGAGGCTTCCCGGTACGCGGCGGACTGGGCCTCGCTCGCGACGGCGGCGCAGGCGCTGGGGGTCGGACTCGCCCTCCTGGACAGGACGGTCGCGTACGTGAAGCAGCGCACCCAGTTCGGCACGCCGATCGGCGGCTTCCAGGCGGTCAAGCACCGGCTTGCGGACGTCCTGATAGGCCTCGAATTCGCCCGGCCCCTGCTCTACGGAGCAGCACTGACCCTGAAGACGCCAGATGTGGCCGCGGCGAAAGCGGCGGCGGGCGAAGCGGCGTACGGCGCCGCGCGGGCGGCACTGCAACTCCACGGGGCGATCGGCTACACCGCGGAGTACGACCTTTCGCTGTGGCTGACCAAGGCGCGAGCGCTGCGCAGTGCGTGGGGCAGCCCCGGGGAGTGCCGGCGGCTGGTGCTGTCCGGAGGGCGCGGGGTCGGCTGA
- a CDS encoding anhydro-N-acetylmuramic acid kinase: MRVIGLMSGTSYDAIDAAAADLTIDGDRLLLSPLGLITRGYDEALRTALGAALPPAATTLAEVCRLDTRIGQAFAAAAAEADRELCDGRAELVASHGQTVYHWVADGQVHGTLQIGQPAWIAERTGLPVVADFRPRDIAAGGQGAPLVSIVDRMWLRGRPGAPAALNLGGIANITAPDGTAFDTGPANALVDAAVRELTRERLTYDIDGEMAARGTVDEGLLAVLLGEPYYARPAPKTTGKELFHLPYLRAALTGYEDLAPQDVVATLTRLTARTVADAVRSVHASEVIASGGGTRNPTLMAFLRAELGGKVPVRTSDELGLPSAAKEAYAFAVLGFLTAHGLPGTVPESTGARHASVLGSITPGRAGVRVPAPEGGGPVRLVVDGRER; the protein is encoded by the coding sequence GTGCGCGTAATCGGGCTGATGTCGGGGACTTCGTACGACGCCATCGACGCCGCGGCGGCCGACCTGACGATCGACGGCGACCGTCTGCTGCTCTCGCCGCTGGGTCTCATCACCCGCGGGTACGACGAGGCGCTGCGGACGGCACTGGGCGCCGCGCTGCCGCCCGCCGCCACCACCCTTGCGGAGGTCTGCCGCCTCGACACCCGCATCGGCCAGGCCTTCGCCGCGGCGGCGGCCGAGGCGGACCGTGAACTGTGCGACGGGCGCGCGGAGTTGGTCGCCTCGCACGGGCAGACCGTCTACCACTGGGTGGCGGACGGTCAGGTGCACGGCACGCTGCAGATCGGGCAGCCCGCGTGGATCGCCGAGCGGACGGGGCTTCCGGTGGTCGCCGACTTCCGCCCCCGTGACATCGCCGCGGGTGGCCAGGGCGCGCCCCTGGTCAGCATCGTCGACCGGATGTGGCTGCGCGGCAGGCCCGGCGCCCCCGCCGCGCTGAACCTCGGCGGGATCGCCAACATCACCGCCCCGGACGGCACCGCCTTCGACACGGGCCCCGCCAACGCCCTCGTCGACGCCGCCGTGCGCGAACTGACGCGGGAGCGGCTCACGTACGACATCGACGGCGAGATGGCCGCGCGCGGCACGGTCGACGAGGGGCTGCTCGCCGTCCTGCTCGGCGAGCCGTACTACGCGCGGCCCGCGCCGAAGACCACCGGCAAGGAGCTCTTCCACCTGCCCTATCTGCGGGCGGCCCTCACCGGGTACGAGGACCTGGCCCCGCAGGACGTCGTGGCCACCCTCACCCGGTTGACCGCACGCACGGTCGCCGACGCCGTCAGGTCGGTCCACGCCTCCGAGGTCATCGCCTCGGGCGGCGGCACGCGCAATCCGACGCTGATGGCGTTCCTGCGGGCTGAGTTGGGCGGCAAGGTCCCGGTGCGCACCTCCGACGAGCTCGGCCTGCCGTCCGCCGCGAAGGAGGCGTACGCCTTCGCGGTGCTCGGCTTCCTGACGGCACACGGGCTGCCGGGGACGGTGCCGGAGAGCACGGGGGCGCGGCATGCGAGCGTGCTGGGGTCGATCACTCCGGGGCGGGCCGGGGTGCGGGTGCCGGCGCCGGAGGGCGGCGGACCGGTGAGGCTTGTGGTGGACGGACGGGAGAGGTGA
- a CDS encoding DUF2510 domain-containing protein, whose translation MTQVTPPGWYPDPGQTTDGPRTERWWDGNVWTDQVRAVGSAAGWGGSAPAAPPAHPPAPPAGAPTVSAPGAYPAYPSYPGQPTAPRRGLRTGIAVGVALVVLAGIGGGVYFLTADDDGDGDSAAKAPSSSAPSKPGAPQNPQDPQNPQDPEQSQPPGAPSAPPSEEGYATDIFSGISLPVPDGWTGQAAGGGASVTTGPYPCPREASKTCSRGGVYSGPAERFEVDAKTAEAAAKADIAVNAKESYGGKTYGKITSHKELESKAVTVAGQKGYLVRWKAVTEKSDDGYVQSLAFPSPTVKSELVIVRFGIDVNDKSPKLSVMDEITKGIKAAAGGGGGNGQEV comes from the coding sequence ATGACCCAGGTAACCCCTCCCGGCTGGTATCCCGACCCCGGCCAGACAACTGACGGTCCCCGCACCGAGCGCTGGTGGGACGGGAACGTATGGACGGACCAGGTCCGCGCGGTGGGTTCCGCCGCCGGGTGGGGTGGTTCCGCCCCTGCGGCTCCCCCGGCCCATCCGCCCGCGCCCCCGGCAGGCGCCCCGACCGTCTCCGCACCGGGCGCGTACCCGGCCTATCCCTCCTACCCGGGACAGCCCACCGCCCCGCGGCGCGGCCTGCGCACGGGCATAGCCGTGGGCGTGGCCCTCGTGGTGCTCGCCGGGATAGGCGGCGGCGTCTACTTCCTGACCGCCGACGACGACGGGGACGGCGACAGCGCCGCCAAAGCCCCCTCGTCCTCCGCCCCGTCGAAGCCCGGCGCGCCCCAGAACCCTCAGGACCCGCAGAACCCGCAGGACCCCGAGCAGTCCCAGCCTCCCGGCGCCCCCTCCGCCCCGCCCAGCGAGGAGGGTTACGCCACCGACATCTTCAGCGGGATCAGTCTCCCCGTGCCCGACGGCTGGACCGGCCAGGCCGCCGGCGGCGGTGCCTCGGTGACGACCGGGCCCTACCCCTGCCCCAGGGAAGCATCCAAGACATGCTCCCGCGGCGGCGTGTACTCGGGGCCCGCCGAACGATTCGAGGTCGACGCCAAGACGGCGGAGGCGGCCGCCAAGGCCGACATCGCCGTCAACGCCAAGGAGTCCTACGGCGGCAAGACCTACGGCAAGATCACCTCGCACAAGGAGCTGGAGTCCAAGGCGGTCACCGTCGCGGGCCAGAAGGGCTACCTCGTGCGCTGGAAGGCCGTCACGGAGAAGAGCGACGACGGCTATGTCCAGTCGCTCGCCTTCCCCTCTCCCACCGTGAAGTCCGAGCTCGTCATCGTCCGCTTCGGCATCGACGTCAACGACAAGTCCCCGAAGCTGTCCGTCATGGACGAGATCACCAAGGGGATCAAGGCCGCGGCGGGCGGCGGGGGCGGGAACGGCCAGGAAGTCTGA
- a CDS encoding TetR/AcrR family transcriptional regulator, whose protein sequence is MTSPDQAADAGAVDPVGSSRRSKITPEREQEFYDAVLDQLRECGYDAVTMEGVASTTRCSKSTLYRQWKTKPQFVAAALRANRCVRFAGIDTGTLAGDLREAARAAGEWSTQDSMLVQALSHAVLQDEDLRSALREALVEPETRALDELVARGVARGEIAADHPATRFITAQLMGVVRARPVLEGKHADEEYLSAFVEACLLPALGLTRPT, encoded by the coding sequence ATGACGTCGCCGGATCAGGCAGCAGACGCAGGCGCAGTGGACCCCGTGGGCTCGTCGCGCCGCTCCAAGATCACGCCCGAGCGTGAGCAGGAGTTCTACGACGCCGTCCTCGACCAGCTCCGCGAGTGCGGGTACGACGCCGTGACCATGGAGGGCGTGGCCTCGACCACCCGGTGCAGCAAGTCCACGCTCTACCGCCAGTGGAAGACGAAGCCCCAGTTCGTCGCCGCCGCGCTGCGCGCCAACCGCTGCGTGCGTTTCGCGGGCATCGACACCGGCACGCTCGCCGGGGATCTGCGCGAGGCGGCGCGGGCCGCGGGGGAGTGGTCGACCCAGGACAGCATGCTGGTCCAGGCGCTCAGTCACGCGGTCCTACAGGACGAGGATCTGCGCAGCGCGCTGCGCGAGGCGCTGGTGGAGCCGGAGACCCGGGCGCTCGACGAGCTGGTCGCGCGGGGGGTGGCACGGGGTGAGATCGCCGCGGACCATCCGGCGACGAGGTTCATCACGGCTCAGCTCATGGGCGTGGTCCGGGCCCGCCCGGTCCTGGAGGGCAAGCACGCGGACGAGGAGTATCTGTCCGCCTTCGTGGAGGCGTGCCTGCTGCCCGCACTGGGTCTGACCAGACCCACCTGA
- a CDS encoding phosphatase PAP2 family protein yields the protein MESRTEPAEREPDISVREPDTSARPPLVRELLLVVGLFLVYKFGRQLANGHTGEAFRNAHHVWDAERTLRLPGEGAVQDALLSSDTLVHIANTYYATVHFPATALFLIWLYLRRPRHYVWSRRVLAVLTAAALVLHLTFPLAPPRMLEAAGLVDTGQVYGPTVYGASPQTDSMANQFAAMPSLHFGWALMLAVGLIAATSSRWRWLWLLHPLITLLVVVGTANHYWLDAIVVTALLGIALAVIKLPDPARSRVVRRHTPAPELAAPGVRR from the coding sequence ATGGAATCCCGAACCGAGCCTGCCGAAAGGGAACCGGACATATCCGTCCGGGAGCCGGACACATCTGCCCGACCGCCCCTCGTCCGCGAGCTCCTCCTCGTCGTAGGACTCTTTCTCGTCTACAAATTCGGCAGGCAGCTGGCCAACGGCCACACCGGTGAGGCCTTCCGCAACGCCCACCACGTGTGGGACGCCGAACGCACCCTGCGCCTTCCGGGCGAGGGCGCCGTGCAGGACGCGCTGCTCAGCAGCGACACCCTGGTGCACATCGCGAACACCTACTACGCGACCGTGCACTTCCCGGCCACCGCGCTGTTCCTGATCTGGCTCTATCTGCGCCGGCCCCGGCACTACGTATGGAGCCGCCGGGTGCTCGCCGTGCTCACCGCCGCGGCCCTCGTGCTGCACCTGACGTTCCCGCTGGCGCCGCCCCGGATGCTGGAGGCGGCGGGGCTCGTGGACACCGGGCAGGTGTACGGGCCGACGGTCTACGGCGCGTCCCCGCAGACGGACTCGATGGCCAACCAGTTCGCCGCGATGCCGTCCCTGCACTTCGGGTGGGCGCTGATGCTCGCCGTCGGGCTCATCGCAGCGACCTCTTCGCGCTGGCGCTGGCTGTGGCTGCTGCATCCGCTGATCACCCTGCTCGTGGTGGTCGGGACCGCCAATCACTACTGGCTCGACGCCATCGTGGTGACCGCGCTGCTCGGCATCGCGCTCGCCGTGATCAAGCTGCCGGATCCCGCGCGCTCGCGCGTCGTGCGGCGGCACACGCCCGCGCCCGAGCTCGCGGCCCCGGGGGTCCGACGGTGA